A genome region from candidate division WOR-3 bacterium includes the following:
- the rpsC gene encoding 30S ribosomal protein S3, giving the protein MGQKTHPLGFRLGITKDWKSQWFFADKKEYRNNLLEDIKIRKYIENRKYSDAKEPQKSVDPMISDIEILRVGNKVTIIIHTARPGVIFGREKETLNSLLAELRALTKKEVEIHIEAERVPELNARLVARSIVEQLLKRVAYRRAMKKAIASALRLGAKGIKVQVSGRLAGAEIARSEWRRGGSVPLQTLRADIDYAVDVAKTVYGTIGVKVWIYKGEVSSERSI; this is encoded by the coding sequence ATGGGGCAGAAGACTCATCCCTTAGGTTTTAGATTGGGTATCACCAAAGACTGGAAGTCTCAGTGGTTCTTTGCCGACAAGAAAGAATACCGAAATAACCTATTAGAGGACATTAAAATCCGAAAGTATATTGAGAACCGGAAATATAGCGACGCCAAAGAACCTCAGAAATCGGTCGACCCAATGATTTCTGATATTGAGATCCTGCGGGTTGGTAATAAGGTGACAATTATCATTCACACCGCTCGGCCGGGGGTGATCTTCGGCCGGGAGAAGGAGACTTTAAATTCCCTCTTAGCCGAACTCCGGGCTCTCACCAAAAAAGAAGTAGAGATTCATATTGAAGCGGAAAGGGTACCGGAACTTAATGCCCGCCTGGTCGCCCGGAGTATTGTGGAACAACTCTTAAAAAGGGTTGCTTATCGTCGGGCGATGAAAAAGGCAATTGCTTCTGCCCTCCGCCTGGGTGCCAAAGGGATAAAGGTTCAAGTCTCAGGAAGATTAGCGGGCGCCGAGATTGCTCGGAGTGAATGGCGCCGGGGTGGGAGTGTGCCCCTCCAAACTTTAAGGGCGGATATTGACTACGCAGTAGATGTGGCAAAAACGGTTTACGGGACGATCGGCGT
- a CDS encoding uL22 family ribosomal protein produces the protein MIESQAISRYQRVSAKKINRILALIRGKPVPEALNILTFLNKQRTKTFVLKTLKSAIANAIYKSGKAKVKEEDLFVKEATCDPGPSLKRVRAGPRGMPLFYKHRTSHIKIKVGTK, from the coding sequence ATGATAGAGAGTCAAGCTATCAGTCGCTACCAGAGGGTTTCAGCTAAGAAGATTAACCGCATCCTAGCCCTGATTAGAGGAAAGCCGGTTCCGGAGGCATTAAATATCCTCACCTTTCTTAATAAACAGAGGACTAAGACCTTCGTCCTCAAGACCTTAAAATCTGCGATTGCCAATGCCATTTACAAATCGGGAAAGGCGAAAGTGAAGGAGGAAGATTTATTTGTTAAGGAGGCGACCTGTGACCCCGGACCTTCCTTAAAGAGAGTTCGGGCAGGACCAAGGGGTATGCCCCTTTTTTATAAGCACCGAACCTCTCATATTAAAATAAAGGTTGGTACTAAATAG
- the rpsS gene encoding 30S ribosomal protein S19, translating into MGRSTKKGPYIDQNLLTKIKEMNERGEKRVIKTYARRSTIPPEFVGHTIAIHCGNRFLPVYITERMVGHKLGEFAPTRTFRAHSGQRKEKREEGREKK; encoded by the coding sequence ATGGGAAGGTCCACCAAAAAAGGTCCTTATATTGACCAGAATCTCCTAACCAAAATTAAAGAGATGAACGAAAGGGGTGAAAAGCGGGTGATAAAGACCTACGCCCGAAGGAGCACCATCCCTCCGGAATTTGTTGGTCATACAATAGCCATCCATTGTGGTAATCGCTTCCTCCCGGTCTATATTACCGAAAGGATGGTTGGCCATAAGTTGGGAGAATTTGCCCCCACCCGAACCTTCCGTGCCCACTCGGGGCAGAGAAAAGAAAAGAGAGAAGAGGGTAGAGAGAAGAAATGA